Proteins from a single region of Ananas comosus cultivar F153 linkage group 3, ASM154086v1, whole genome shotgun sequence:
- the LOC109708218 gene encoding ubiquitin-fold modifier-conjugating enzyme 1: MEGWDAGTKSAVTQIPLLGTRAGPRDGAAWTQRLKEEYRALIAYTSMNKSRDNDWFRISASNPEGTRWSGTCWYVHNLRRYEFPLQFDIPVTYPATAPEIELPTLDGKTHKMYRGGKICLTVHFKPLWAKNCPRFGIAHALCLGLAPWLAAEVPILVDSGVVKHKDDEASPAESSS, translated from the exons ATGGAGGGTTGGGATGCGGGGACGAAGAGCGCGGTGACGCAGATCCCGCTGCTGGGGACGCGGGCCGGGCCGCGGGACGGGGCGGCGTGGACGCAGCGGCTCAAGGAGGAGTACCGCGCGCTGATTGCCTACACCTCCATGAACAAGTCCCGCGACAACGACTGGTTCCGCATCTCCGCGTCCAACCCCGAGGGCACCCGGTGGTCGGGGACCTGCTGGTACGTCCACAACCTCCGCCGCTACGAGTTCCCCCTCCAGTTCGACATCCCCGTCACCTACCCCGCCACCGCGCCCGAGATCGAGCTCCCAACCCTCGACGGAAAGACCCACAAG ATGTATAGGGGAGGGAAGATCTGCTTAACGGTGCACTTCAAGCCGCTCTGGGCCAAGAACTG CCCTAGGTTTGGGATTGCACATGCACTTTGCTTAGGGCTTGCGCCGTGGCTCGCGGCCGAGGTACCCATTCTGGTGGATTCTGGTGTGGTGAAGCATAAGGATGACGAGGCCTCTCCTGCAGAGTCTTCTTCCTGA